The Bacillaceae bacterium IKA-2 DNA window GTAGTGGTTTAGGACGAAATTCGTGGTCTTTCAATTAGTTCACCCTCTCTTGCACGGGCTGCAATTCATAGGAATATTTTAGTATTTAGCTACGGTATCCTATGTTAGAAGATGTTCTAGTGTGACTCAGTAATTAAATTGTATAAACTTTTAATTTAGGATATTTTAAAATGAAGAATGAAGTTTTTCTCTTAAACTTTCAGCCCATATTTCCGGTTTACCTGTTTTTTTATGAACTTGAACCATTCTACCTCTACCAGTTATACAGACATCACCATCTTGATTTTTTATCATGTAGTTCAAGTCGCAGGATGTACTTCCTAAAGATTCAATTTTCACTAATACTTGTAAGCGATCATCGAAGAATACTTGTCGTAAAAAATTGCATTGCAAATCAGCAGTAACTGGGATTGTCTCACTAGATTGGGTAAGCCATTCTTGCATTAGCCCTATTTCTTTAAAAAATTCAATACGACCTTCTTCAAAGTAAACAAACACCTTCGTATTATTTAAATGCCCAAAGGCGTCGGTTTCACAAAAGCGCACTTTAATAGGATATGAATAAGAAAAACTATTGATCCACTGTTCATAGTTGTCGATATAAGAAATATTTTTCATCTAACCACGGCTCCTTGAAAAATTAGATTAAACTTACTATCAGTAGCTAGGTTCTAAGCTGTTCAACTAGCTAACTAAAAATTATTATGAATGAATAGCCATTCAATTTATTGGGTGAAAAAAAAGAGACTGACTATTATATAATTCCTTATAGTCAGTCTCTTTTTTTATTTGTTACACTTTTATGAATTGCATAATGGTAATTCAGCGCTACTAAGATACTATATCTAGTTGAGTTGGACCTTCCTCTACTAGATATAGCTTGATGTAGCTAATATACTGATATTATGAAATTCATTCCTTAAATATTATTGTCGCTACCAAAGAAATTCATAAATGATTGAACTGTTGTATCGCGATTTAGTGCTGCTATTGATGTTGTTAATGGAATTCCTTTTGGACATGCTTGAACACAGTTCTGGGAGTTACCACAGTTTGCTAAACCGCCTTCACCCATAATTGTCTCAAGGCGTTCTGCTTTATTCATTTCACCCGTTGGATGTGCGTTGAATAGGCGAACCTGTGATAACGGAGCTGGCCCAATAAATGGTGAGCCACTATTTACATTAGGACACGCTTCTAGGCACACGCCACAAGTCATACATTTAGAAAGTTCATATGCCCATTGGCGTTTTCCTTCAGCCATTCTCGGTCCAGGACCTAGGTCATACGTACCGTCGATTGGTATCCATGCTTTTACTTTTTTTAATGATTCGAACATTCGTGTACGATCAACAATTAAGTCACGAACAACTGGGAACGTTCGCATTGGTTCTAAGCGAATCGGTTGTTCTAATTGGTCAATTAACGCTGTACAGGATTGGCGTGGTTTTCCATTGATCACCATCGAACAGGCGCCACAAACCTCTTCTAAACAGCTCATATCCCATGTAACCGATGTAGACTTTGCTCCTGATGAATTTACAGGATTTCGTTGCAATACCATAAGAGCAGAAATAACGTTCATATTCTCACGATAAGGTATTTCAAATTCTTCTTTATATGGCGCTGAATTTGTATCCGCTTGACGAGTGATTATAAATCGAATCGTTTTTTCGCTCATTTTTTCTCACTCACTTTCTTTGTAGTTGAGTAGTCTCGTTTTCTCGGTGGTATTAGAGAAATATCAACTTCTTCATATTCAAATTCAGGAGCATTTTTCTCCGCGTTGTATTTTGCCTTTGTCGTCTTTAACCATTCTTCATCATTACGTTCTGGAAATTCTGGTTTATAATGGGCTCCACGACTTTCGTTACGATTGAGGGCTCCAAGTGTAATAACACGAGCTAAATTAAGCATACCTTCGAGCTGACGTGTAAAGGCCACACCTTGGTTACTCCATTTTGCTGTATCATTAATGTTAATGTTTTTATAACGTTCCATTAATTCGACTATTTTAGCATCTGTTTCGATGAGACGCTCATTTATACGAACAACGGTTACATTTTCTGTCATCAACTCGCCAAGTTCCTTGTGAATTTGATAGGCATTTTCTGTACCATTCATTTTTAAAATAGAATCAAAATTTTCTTGCGCCTCTTTTGTATGGCTCTCAAAAATTGATGCTGAAACATCATCAGATTTTATTTCTAAATTATTAATGTATTTAACTGCATTAGGTCCTGCTACCATGCCGCCATAAATTGCAGAAAGAAGCGAATTTGCCCCTAAACGATTAGCACCATGCTGAGAATAATCTACTTCACCAGCTGCAAACAAACCAGGAATATTAGTCATTTGATCGAAATCAACCCATAGACCACCCATTGAATAATGAACACCTGGAAAAATCTTCATTGGCACTTTACGAGGATCATCACCCATGAACTTCTCATAAATTTCCATAATACCACCAAGTTTAATATCTAGTTCCTTAGGATCTTTATGTGAAAGATCTAAGTAAACCATATTTTCTCCATTGATACCTAATTTTTGATTAACACAAACGTCAAAAATTTCTCTTGTTGCTATGTCACGAGGTACAAGGTTACCAAAAGCAGGATATTTTTCTTCTAAAAAGTACCATGGTTTACCATCTTTATACGTCCAAATACGTCCACCTTCTCCACGAGCACTTTCACTCATAAGGCGAAGTTTGTCCTCACCTGGAATTGATGTTGGATGAATTTGAATGAATTCACCATTGGCATAATATACGCCTTGTTCATATAGCTTTGCAGCAGCATATCCTGTATTAATCATTGAGTTTGTAGATTTTCCAAAAACAATACCAGGGCCACCTGTTGCAACGATAACTGCGTCACCTTTAAAATGTTCGATTTCAGAAGTAGTTAAATTTTGAGCAACAATCCCTCGACAAATTCCTTCATCATCAATAATCGCCGATAAAAATTCCCAACCTTCGTACTTTTTAACAAGTCCCTTTGTTTCAAAACGACGAACTTGCTCATCTAATGCATATAATAACTGCTGACCAGTTGTTGCTCCTGCGAAGGCAGTACGATGGACTTGAGTCCCACCGAATCGGCGAAAATCTAGTAAACCTTCTGGAGTCCTATTAAACATGACTCCCATACGATCCATTAAATTAATAATTCCTGGCGCTGCATCACACATTGCTTTTACCGGTGGTTGGTTAGCTAAAAAGTCTCCACCGTAAACTGAATCATCGAGGTGCAATGCAGGTGAATCACCCTCACCTTTTGTATTTACAGCTCCGTTAATGCCACCTTGGGCACAAACAGAGTGAGATCGTTTAACTGGTACTACTGAAAATAAATCTATTTGAAAACCCGCTTCAGCTGCTTTTATAGCAGCCATTAAACCTGCAAGGCCACCACCAACTATGACAATTTTTCCTGTACTCATTTATATCCGCTCCTTCCGTATTTGCTTAAACAAATGCTAAGATTGAACTAATACCAACATACGTAATCGCGATGAAAACACCTAACGTTACATACGTTGAAATTAGTTGTGACCTTGGAGTAATCGTAATTCCCCATGAGACCATAAACGACCAAAGTCCATTTGCGAAGTGAAATGTTGCTGCGACAATTCCAACAATATAAAACGCTAGAATATAAGGGTTAGAGACAATCTGTGCCATCATATTAAAATCAACTGTTGCTCCACGAAGGGCAGCAATTCTTGTTTCCCATACATGCCAAGCTAAGAAAATTACTGTAATTACACCTGAAGTGCGTTGCAATCTGAACATCCAATTGCGTAAATAACTATAACTATTTGTGTTATGTTTCGCTTGAAAGGCAATATAAAGACCATAGATTGCATGGAAAAGTAAAGGTAAGAAAATAACAAAGATTTCTAAGACATAACGAAATGGTAAACTTTCCATAAAATGAGTAGCGGCGTTGTAGCTTTCAGCCCCTCTTGTTGCAAAATAGTTTACTGTTAAATGCACAACTAAAAATAATCCAACTGGTATAACTCCTAATAAGGAGTGCAATTTGCGGTACATAAATTCTCGATTCCCGGCCATACTTTATTTCCCCCTGTTTTCAAAGTTTTGTCAAGGTAATGAAACCATTACTCCAAAATAATGACTTATTCCAACCTTTTTCAATCATTTACTCTCTTTATTATTAAATAGCACCCCTCCACAAGCTTATAGTAAACATTAATATGATAGTTTTTTATTTATTAATAAAATAAAATTAACTACCTTTAATTATACTGTGACCACTCTATTTTACTCCCTATTTACTGGTAGCGTCAAGATGACTGCGCTATATTATATTTTGTAAATCCTGATTAATGGAAGCGCTCTATTACTATTGTTTGAACTTTAACAACCACTCTTAAGTCTTTGTATCACTCAATTAAATAGCTTTTTTTTTAAGGATTTTTATAGTAAATACACTATTAAAAACGATTCAGACACAAATTGTTAACATTTTGTGTCTGTTTGCAACTTGTAATTTATCGATAATAAATAAAGAGATAGCAATTTTACCGATTCTCTTTTATCCGATAATAATCCGCTCAGTTGGATATTTATAATGACTTTTTGTTTCTTTCTTTCGAACTGAGAAAAGAAAGGCAATAAGTCCTACACGCCCAATAAACATTAAAATCATTAAAATCATTTGACTCGGTAAACTTAAATCTGGGGTAATACCCATAGAAAGTCCGGTTGTTCCGAATGCTGAACTCGTTTCAAAAATTATCGCTATTAGCGCCATATCACTGCTAGTTTCAAAAGCTGCAATTAAAATAATCGCCGAAAATAACATCACAATAAAAACTGAGAGGACTATAAATGCTTTTCTTTGGTCGTCTTGATGAATTTCGCGCCCAAAAACTTTTACATCCGTTTTTCCTAAAGCAAAGCTACGTATTGTCAAAAACATAACTGCCAACGTTGTCGTTCTAATTCCACCGCCAACACTCGATGGACTTGCTCCAATGATCATTAGCCCTGACATTAACAGTAAAGTAGCTAAACTTAGGTCAGACATCTCCATCGTTGATAAACCACCACTTCTAGCAGTCGCTGAGTTAAATAACGAATAAAATAACTGCTGGTGCCATTCTAAACCAACATAAAAATGTCCGAATTCAAGAGCCCAAATCGCAATAAATCCAAATAAAAATACGATGAAATAGGTTGACGTTGCAATTTTTGTAAATAAACTGAACTTAAAATTAGGCTCAGTCCTGGAGAAATACTGTTTTAACTCCATTAACACCGGGAAACCAATTGCTCCTGCAAAAATAAGTAAGATCACAATAAGTTGAACAAAGTAATCATTCGCAAAGGGAAGTAGCGATTGACCAGTTACGTCAAAACCGGCATTTGTAAATGCGCTTAAAGATGCAAAAGCACCTTGATAATAAGCTTCTCCAACTGTGTCAAAATAATTTATGTAATAGGTACCTAAAATTAATGCACCGATTATTTCAATACCAAAAGCAACAATTAAAATCCCTCTCATTAAATTTACGAGACCTGAAAAGTTACTTTGATTTTGGTCAACCATTATTAACATCCGCTGTGATAGAACGATTTTCTTTCCGAAAAGCATCCATACGAAAGTACCCAAGGTCATAATACCAATTCCACCTATTTGAATAGCTAGTGCTAAAAAAGCGATCCCTACATAGCTATACGTCTCTGAGACATTAACAACCGTTAGTCCTGTAACACTTACGGCACTAACAGAGGTAAATACCGCTTCAGAATAGGAAACGTCAACTCCTGGCAGATGAGCGATTGGTAAATATAGCAACAAACTAAACAAGAACATCGCCAAAACATAAGCAAAAATAATAACCCGAAATGGGGTCAAAAATTTCCCCTTTGATAATTTCATTAGTTTGTACCTCCAAAATGATTCGGGGATTAGTATACCACATAATTAAATAGATGATATAGTGAATTAATCAGGAAAGAGCTATAATAAAAATAGGATCAAATTATCAATTAAATAAAGTGGGTGACGAAAATGATCTTTGGTCAAAAAAAGCAAGAAGTGGTTAACAACTCACCCGATCAAATTCCTTTGTTCGGCTATGAGTTATTAAGGGACGACGTGCTCCCTGAACTTTTGGGAAAAGAGTATCAATCAATTTTATACTGGGCTGGTAAAACGTTAGCAAGAAAATATCCTCTTAGTTCAATTGAAGAGATAATTGCTTTTTTTACAAAAGCTGGATGGGGAGAACTTTTGTTAATTAAGGAAAAAAATGATGAAGCTTTATTTGAACTTACTTCGCCATTATTTGAACAAAAAAAAATTCTTTCTACACCTTTAGAGGCTGGTTTTTTAGCTCAACAAATTCAGTATATCAAAGAATTTATTACCGAAACAAATGAAACTGTAAAAAATGGTAGAGCAACAAAAATTGTTTATCGAGTTAAGTGGGATACCCACGATAGAGTGTAAGAGAAGTTGGAATGTTGGAAAGGTAGTTCAAAAAATTTAGGAACAGTTGTCTATCCTTTGATCTTTGATCTTTATCTTTTATCTTTTCCTTTCCAACTTTTTCCTTTCCAACTTTCCCCTTTCCCCTTTTCATTCTTTTAATTTCTCAAGCAACGCCATCGCAACTTTTTCTGGAATTCCGATGTTCTGGATCTGTTCAAGGTTTGCTTGTTTAATTTTTTTTACTGATCCAAAATGCTTTAAAAGAAGTAATTTACGCTTTTCTCCAATTCCCTCGATACCATCTAGAACTGAGGCAAACATAGTTTTACTGCGAATTTGGCGGTGGAATGTAATTGCAAAGCGATGAACTTCATCTTGAATTCTTTGTAGTAAATAAAACTCTTGGCTATCGCGCTTTAACGGTGTAGCTTCTGGAGGATCACCCATTAATAATTGAGATGTCCGGTGATGCTCATCTTTCGCTAAACCACATACAGGAATCATTAATCCTAACTCATCCTCGATAACGCTCTTCGCAGCGGATATTTGCCCTTTACCACCATCCACAACTATTAAGTCAGGTAGCGTCTCTTTTTCTTTTAGTAGCCTTAAATAACGTCTCCTCACGACCTCCCGCATTGACTCATAGTCATCAGGCCCTTGAACTGTTCCGACTTTATATTTTCGATAGCCTTTACGATTCGGTTTACCATCCACAAAACAAACCATAGCTGAAACTGGATCAACCCCTTGAATATTTGAGTTATCAAAGGCTTCTATTACATGGGGTGTTGGAATTCCCAAAGCATGCCCTAAGTTTTCGACTGCTTTTATCGTCTTTGCTTCGTCACGCTCAATTAGGGCAAATTTATCATGTAATCCAGCCTCTGCATTTTTATTAGCTAATTCTACTAATTCCTTCTTTTGTCCCCGTTGTGGGTGAACCGTTTGGATCCCAATAAATTCACTTGCAAGAACTTTATCTATGGAATTCGGCAGAAAAATTTCCTTTGGTTTTAAATGCTGTTTTAAACTGTAAAATTGTCCTAGAAAAGTTAGAAATTCCTCATCTGCATCTTGATAAACAGGGAAGATTGATACGTCTCGCTCAATTAATTTTCCTTGACGAACAAAAAATACTTGCACACACATCCAGCCTTTATCACAGAAAAAACCAAATACATCACGATCTATATCATCAATGATTGATATTTTTTGTTTTTCCATTACCGCTTCAATATGTCGAATTTGATCACGATATTCTTTTGCTCGTTCATACTCTAGTCCTTGTGCTGCTTGCTCCATTTTCGTTGTCAAATCTTTCTTTATCGATTTATGGCCACCATTTAAAAACCTAGTTATTTCTTCCACTAATTCTTTATTTTTTTTTTCACTTACATGTTGAATGCATGGTCCCAAGCACTGATTTATATGATAGTAAAGACATACTCGGTCTGGTAGTGTTGAACATTTTCGTAACGGATAAAGCCGATCTAATAGTTTTTTCGTTTCACTTGCAGCAGCTGCATTTGGATATGGACCAAAATATTTACCTTTATCTTTTTTTACATTTCTTGTCGTGATTAGTCTCGGGTGTTCTTCCCTCGTCACTTTTAAGTATGGATAGCTTTTATCATCTTTTAACATGACGTTATATTTTGGATCATATTTTTTTATTAAATTAAACTCTAAAATTAATGCTTCAAGATTAGAAGAGGTAATGATATATTCGAAGTCGACAATCTCACTGACTAATCGTTGTGTTTTACCATCGTGTGAGCCTGTAAAGTATGAGCGAACTCGATTTTTTAATATTTTCGCTTTTCCAACATAAATAATCGTTTCATGAGCATCTTTCATTAAATAACAGCCCGGCTGTTCTGGTAATATTTCTAATTTCTGCTTAATATTGTCCATCTAAGATTCACCCCGCTTTCCACTTTTTTTAATACTAATAATATTACATTATACAAGAAAAGCGCAAGGTGCCCAAAGCTAGACCGACACAAAAACTTTTATGCTTTCTTAGCTCTCAACAAAAAAAGCCTACCACCATTTTTGGTCGTAGACTTATTTTTGAAAGTTCACTTATAGATGCTTGTTTACTAATTCAGCTAGTGCTTCTTTTGGTTGGAAGCCGACTACTTGCTCGACTACTTCTCCATTTTTCATGACTAACAAAGTGGGAATACTCATAACACCAAATTTACCTGCAGTTTCTTGATTTTCATCAACATCGACTTTAACTATTTTAATTTTCCCAGCTAATTCTTCGTCAAGTTCCACTAAAACAGGTGCAATCATTTTACAAGGTCCACACCAAGGTGCCCAGAAGTCTGCCAATACAATTCCGTCACTTGTTTCATTAACAAAAGTTTGATCTGTTACATTTATTATAGCCATTGTTAAATCCTCCCTATCTTCCTTCTTTTTCCCTCACGTCGTATTGTAACATTATTAAAAGACAGCTCGCTACAAAATTGCTCAGATAATGGATGTTCAAAATTCCGCCAAACATACAAGTCGATTTTTATTATCTTTTTGTTTGAACACTTCAAATAATAATATCTCCTATTGTGGGATATTTATTTAAGAAAATCAGAAGCGCGAAAATTTTATGCTTTCTTATCTCTCAAAAAACGAGCCCGTATGGACTCGCTTTAGAAATCAGTATTTTATGAACGGACTACTTCCTTCTTGAATTCTTCAACTAAAAGTGGCAATATTTCAGCTAAATCGCCGACAATACCATAATCAGCAATCGTAAAGATAGTTGCTTCAGGATCTTTATTAACTGCGACGATGCACTTTGAGTTAGACATTCCGGCAACATGCTGGATTGCGCCTGAAACTCCCAATGCAATGTAAAGATCTGGTGTTACAACTTTACCTGTCTGGCCAATCTGTAATGAATAATCACAATACTCAGCGTCACAAGCTCCACGTGAAGCTCCTACAGCAGCACCAAGAGTGTCTGCTAGTTCATATAACTTTTTAAAACCTTCCTCACTTTTCACACCACGTCCACCTGCAACAACGATTTTTGCTTCAGATAAGTCAACACCACCCGTACTTTTACGGACAATGTCTTTAATAATCGTACGTAGATCTTTTATTTCAACCGAAACTGCTTTTGCTTCACCAGTAAGGGACTCGTCTTTTTCTAGTGGCGCAATGTTATTTGGTCGAATTGTCGCTAAAATCATTCCATCAGAAACGACTATTTTCTCAAAGGCTTTACCAGCATAAATCGGACGAGTGAAAATAACTTCTTCTCCGTTAACTTCTAAATCAATTGCGTCAGAAACTAATCCTGCTTGTTTTTTCATAGCAATCCGTGGCGCAAGATCTTTACCCATGGCAGTATGACCCATCAACAAAGCGTCTGGTGCTTCTTCTTCAATTACTTGTAAAAGTGCTTGAGAGTATGCATCAGGTGTATAAGTTTTTAAATTGTCATCTTCAACTGTTAAAACACGATCTGCACCGTAATTAAATAATTCTCCTGCTAAACCGCTTACATTATCTCCCAAAATTGCTACAACAACTTCTCCACCATCTGCTACTTTCTTTCCGGCCGCTATTGCTTCAAATGAAACGTTACGAAAAGAATTGTCTCGTACATCAGCAAGAACTAATATTTTTCTAGCCATAAAAATCCCTCCAGTTAAATTACTTTTGCTTCCGTCTTTAATAAAGATACAAGCTCTTTTACTTGAGCACCTGTTTCACCTTGAAGAATTTTCCCTGCTTCTTTTTTCGGTGGCAAGAAAATTTCAATTGTTTTTGTTTTTGCGGCAACATCTTCTTCTTCTAAATCAAGATCATCTAACTCTAGTCGCTCTAAAGGCTTCTTTTTCGCTTTCATTATTCCCGGTAAAGATGGGTATCTAGGCTCGTTTAAACCTTGTTGTGCAGTCAGTAGGACCGGCAAAGAAACTTCGACAACTTCCTTATCTCCTTCAATATCTCTTTCAATTGTTGCTACTGTTCCATCGATATCGACTTTAATAACTGATGTTACATGAGGAATGTTTAATTCTTCAGCTATTCTTGGACCAACTTGGCCTGAACCGCCATCAACAGCTACATTACCTGCTAAAATAATGTCATATTCTTTATCTTTTAATGCTGTTGCAAGGACTTTAGCAGTTGTAAATTGGTCTTTTTCCTCTACTTCTTCACTGTCAATGATAATTGCTTTGTCTGCTCCCATGGCTAATGCTGTACGGATTTGTTTTTCGGCATCTTCTTCTCCAAAAGAAACAACAGTTACTTCAC harbors:
- a CDS encoding thioesterase family protein, which gives rise to MKNISYIDNYEQWINSFSYSYPIKVRFCETDAFGHLNNTKVFVYFEEGRIEFFKEIGLMQEWLTQSSETIPVTADLQCNFLRQVFFDDRLQVLVKIESLGSTSCDLNYMIKNQDGDVCITGRGRMVQVHKKTGKPEIWAESLREKLHSSF
- the sdhB gene encoding succinate dehydrogenase iron-sulfur subunit, translating into MSEKTIRFIITRQADTNSAPYKEEFEIPYRENMNVISALMVLQRNPVNSSGAKSTSVTWDMSCLEEVCGACSMVINGKPRQSCTALIDQLEQPIRLEPMRTFPVVRDLIVDRTRMFESLKKVKAWIPIDGTYDLGPGPRMAEGKRQWAYELSKCMTCGVCLEACPNVNSGSPFIGPAPLSQVRLFNAHPTGEMNKAERLETIMGEGGLANCGNSQNCVQACPKGIPLTTSIAALNRDTTVQSFMNFFGSDNNI
- the sdhA gene encoding succinate dehydrogenase flavoprotein subunit, giving the protein MSTGKIVIVGGGLAGLMAAIKAAEAGFQIDLFSVVPVKRSHSVCAQGGINGAVNTKGEGDSPALHLDDSVYGGDFLANQPPVKAMCDAAPGIINLMDRMGVMFNRTPEGLLDFRRFGGTQVHRTAFAGATTGQQLLYALDEQVRRFETKGLVKKYEGWEFLSAIIDDEGICRGIVAQNLTTSEIEHFKGDAVIVATGGPGIVFGKSTNSMINTGYAAAKLYEQGVYYANGEFIQIHPTSIPGEDKLRLMSESARGEGGRIWTYKDGKPWYFLEEKYPAFGNLVPRDIATREIFDVCVNQKLGINGENMVYLDLSHKDPKELDIKLGGIMEIYEKFMGDDPRKVPMKIFPGVHYSMGGLWVDFDQMTNIPGLFAAGEVDYSQHGANRLGANSLLSAIYGGMVAGPNAVKYINNLEIKSDDVSASIFESHTKEAQENFDSILKMNGTENAYQIHKELGELMTENVTVVRINERLIETDAKIVELMERYKNININDTAKWSNQGVAFTRQLEGMLNLARVITLGALNRNESRGAHYKPEFPERNDEEWLKTTKAKYNAEKNAPEFEYEEVDISLIPPRKRDYSTTKKVSEKK
- a CDS encoding succinate dehydrogenase cytochrome b558 subunit, translating into MAGNREFMYRKLHSLLGVIPVGLFLVVHLTVNYFATRGAESYNAATHFMESLPFRYVLEIFVIFLPLLFHAIYGLYIAFQAKHNTNSYSYLRNWMFRLQRTSGVITVIFLAWHVWETRIAALRGATVDFNMMAQIVSNPYILAFYIVGIVAATFHFANGLWSFMVSWGITITPRSQLISTYVTLGVFIAITYVGISSILAFV
- a CDS encoding TrkH family potassium uptake protein is translated as MKLSKGKFLTPFRVIIFAYVLAMFLFSLLLYLPIAHLPGVDVSYSEAVFTSVSAVSVTGLTVVNVSETYSYVGIAFLALAIQIGGIGIMTLGTFVWMLFGKKIVLSQRMLIMVDQNQSNFSGLVNLMRGILIVAFGIEIIGALILGTYYINYFDTVGEAYYQGAFASLSAFTNAGFDVTGQSLLPFANDYFVQLIVILLIFAGAIGFPVLMELKQYFSRTEPNFKFSLFTKIATSTYFIVFLFGFIAIWALEFGHFYVGLEWHQQLFYSLFNSATARSGGLSTMEMSDLSLATLLLMSGLMIIGASPSSVGGGIRTTTLAVMFLTIRSFALGKTDVKVFGREIHQDDQRKAFIVLSVFIVMLFSAIILIAAFETSSDMALIAIIFETSSAFGTTGLSMGITPDLSLPSQMILMILMFIGRVGLIAFLFSVRKKETKSHYKYPTERIIIG
- a CDS encoding YslB family protein produces the protein MIFGQKKQEVVNNSPDQIPLFGYELLRDDVLPELLGKEYQSILYWAGKTLARKYPLSSIEEIIAFFTKAGWGELLLIKEKNDEALFELTSPLFEQKKILSTPLEAGFLAQQIQYIKEFITETNETVKNGRATKIVYRVKWDTHDRV
- the uvrC gene encoding excinuclease ABC subunit UvrC; this translates as MDNIKQKLEILPEQPGCYLMKDAHETIIYVGKAKILKNRVRSYFTGSHDGKTQRLVSEIVDFEYIITSSNLEALILEFNLIKKYDPKYNVMLKDDKSYPYLKVTREEHPRLITTRNVKKDKGKYFGPYPNAAAASETKKLLDRLYPLRKCSTLPDRVCLYYHINQCLGPCIQHVSEKKNKELVEEITRFLNGGHKSIKKDLTTKMEQAAQGLEYERAKEYRDQIRHIEAVMEKQKISIIDDIDRDVFGFFCDKGWMCVQVFFVRQGKLIERDVSIFPVYQDADEEFLTFLGQFYSLKQHLKPKEIFLPNSIDKVLASEFIGIQTVHPQRGQKKELVELANKNAEAGLHDKFALIERDEAKTIKAVENLGHALGIPTPHVIEAFDNSNIQGVDPVSAMVCFVDGKPNRKGYRKYKVGTVQGPDDYESMREVVRRRYLRLLKEKETLPDLIVVDGGKGQISAAKSVIEDELGLMIPVCGLAKDEHHRTSQLLMGDPPEATPLKRDSQEFYLLQRIQDEVHRFAITFHRQIRSKTMFASVLDGIEGIGEKRKLLLLKHFGSVKKIKQANLEQIQNIGIPEKVAMALLEKLKE
- the trxA gene encoding thioredoxin; this encodes MAIINVTDQTFVNETSDGIVLADFWAPWCGPCKMIAPVLVELDEELAGKIKIVKVDVDENQETAGKFGVMSIPTLLVMKNGEVVEQVVGFQPKEALAELVNKHL
- a CDS encoding electron transfer flavoprotein subunit alpha/FixB family protein encodes the protein MARKILVLADVRDNSFRNVSFEAIAAGKKVADGGEVVVAILGDNVSGLAGELFNYGADRVLTVEDDNLKTYTPDAYSQALLQVIEEEAPDALLMGHTAMGKDLAPRIAMKKQAGLVSDAIDLEVNGEEVIFTRPIYAGKAFEKIVVSDGMILATIRPNNIAPLEKDESLTGEAKAVSVEIKDLRTIIKDIVRKSTGGVDLSEAKIVVAGGRGVKSEEGFKKLYELADTLGAAVGASRGACDAEYCDYSLQIGQTGKVVTPDLYIALGVSGAIQHVAGMSNSKCIVAVNKDPEATIFTIADYGIVGDLAEILPLLVEEFKKEVVRS
- a CDS encoding electron transfer flavoprotein subunit beta/FixA family protein, with protein sequence MNIFVVMKRTFDTEEKVTITNGAINEDGAEFIINPYDEYAIEEALVLREKHGGEVTVVSFGEEDAEKQIRTALAMGADKAIIIDSEEVEEKDQFTTAKVLATALKDKEYDIILAGNVAVDGGSGQVGPRIAEELNIPHVTSVIKVDIDGTVATIERDIEGDKEVVEVSLPVLLTAQQGLNEPRYPSLPGIMKAKKKPLERLELDDLDLEEEDVAAKTKTIEIFLPPKKEAGKILQGETGAQVKELVSLLKTEAKVI